A portion of the Stella humosa genome contains these proteins:
- a CDS encoding MFS transporter, protein MMRRTIAGRTIAGTPSTGRIVALVFLPFAAGYFCSYLLRTVNAVVAPDLVRTIGLTAGDLGLLTSAYLLSFALLQVPLGVALDRWGPRRVQVALLSTAVVGILLFSQAETRTGLFLARAVIGLGMAGGLMAALKAITQWFPRERWPLVNGCFMATGGLGALAATAPAEALLHVTDWRGLFLGLAGMTAVAAVLILLVVPDKPGAAPAGRLRDQFAAVGTIYRDPFFWRVTPVAVTTLGIATAIQTLWAGPWLRDVAGFDRETTAAYLFAVAAALTAGFALSGVVTDLLVRRGVPLTRILGGAVALLIVVQALLTFGAGLPVLLLWVLFGLLSNGAVVFFPILNRHFPAAIAGRVNTATNLLNFGIGFLAQAAIGWIVDLWPAVDGRYPAEAYRWAFATMLGFQVAALLWFLWPQRRR, encoded by the coding sequence ATGATGCGACGGACGATCGCGGGGCGGACGATCGCGGGCACGCCGTCGACGGGGCGGATCGTCGCGCTGGTCTTCCTGCCGTTCGCGGCGGGCTATTTCTGTTCCTACCTGCTGCGGACGGTGAATGCGGTCGTGGCGCCGGACCTGGTGCGCACGATTGGCCTGACCGCGGGCGACCTGGGGTTGCTGACCTCGGCCTACCTGCTGTCCTTCGCGCTGCTGCAGGTGCCACTCGGCGTGGCGCTCGACCGCTGGGGCCCGCGCCGGGTGCAGGTGGCGCTCCTGTCCACCGCCGTCGTCGGCATCCTCCTCTTCTCGCAGGCCGAAACGCGGACCGGCCTGTTCCTGGCACGCGCCGTCATTGGCCTCGGCATGGCCGGCGGGCTGATGGCCGCCCTGAAGGCGATCACCCAGTGGTTCCCGCGCGAGCGTTGGCCGCTGGTCAATGGCTGCTTCATGGCGACGGGTGGCCTGGGGGCGCTGGCCGCCACGGCCCCGGCCGAGGCGCTGCTGCATGTGACGGACTGGCGCGGGCTGTTTCTCGGGCTGGCCGGCATGACCGCGGTCGCCGCCGTGCTGATCCTGCTGGTGGTGCCGGACAAGCCGGGTGCGGCCCCCGCCGGCCGGCTGCGCGACCAGTTCGCGGCCGTGGGCACGATCTATCGCGACCCGTTCTTCTGGCGGGTGACCCCCGTCGCGGTGACCACGCTCGGCATCGCGACCGCGATCCAGACCTTGTGGGCCGGCCCATGGCTGCGCGACGTGGCCGGCTTCGACCGCGAGACGACGGCCGCCTATCTCTTCGCGGTCGCCGCCGCCCTGACCGCCGGCTTTGCCCTGTCGGGCGTGGTCACCGACCTGCTGGTGCGGCGCGGCGTGCCGCTGACCCGCATCCTGGGCGGGGCCGTCGCCCTGCTGATAGTCGTCCAGGCGCTGTTGACCTTCGGGGCTGGCCTGCCCGTCCTGCTGCTGTGGGTGCTGTTCGGTTTGCTGTCGAACGGGGCGGTGGTCTTCTTCCCCATCCTCAACCGCCACTTCCCCGCGGCCATCGCCGGCCGCGTCAACACCGCGACCAACCTGCTGAACTTCGGCATCGGCTTCCTGGCCCAGGCAGCGATCGGCTGGATCGTCGACCTGTGGCCGGCAGTCGACGGCCGCTACCCGGCCGAGGCCTATCGCTGGGCCTTTGCCACCATGCTGGGCTTCCAGGTGGCGGCACTGCTGTGGTTCCTGTGGCCGCAGCGCCGCCGATAG
- a CDS encoding phenylacetate--CoA ligase family protein, translated as MTIENDSATPWSPTQWSKAESWSRDCLAAFQKKALATQLAYVEANSAFYRARFAAAGFRAADFREPADLARLPLTTKQDYMAALDDGPPWGSALACDPAAVRRLHFSSGTTSRPTPDAWTGPDLARWADLYGRAAYSQGVRRGDVFQCLFSYPWFVGGLGATAAFERIGCMVIPGGSGDTERQIETLFAYGTTTIMATPSFAAHLAEVAQRMGRDLRQSKVRHIGVGGEPGAGVPATRARLEALWDAKVFDCYGSLEFQPIAWDCAAQAGGHLVEDFAHVEVIDPATGAAVPDGTPGMLVLTHLDKQAFPLVRWATGDIVVRDSRPCACGRTHARLPGGVRGRADDMIVIRGVNLFPTAVEDVVRAMPGLADEYRIILDETVRDPATGFPTGIRLQVEAAADAPADIGHRLADAIRTKLLVRATVEVLAPMALERFTHKAKRLVRQ; from the coding sequence GTGACGATCGAGAACGACAGTGCGACACCCTGGTCGCCGACGCAGTGGAGCAAGGCCGAGAGCTGGTCGCGCGACTGCCTGGCCGCCTTCCAGAAAAAGGCATTGGCGACCCAGCTCGCCTATGTGGAGGCCAACAGCGCCTTCTACCGCGCACGCTTCGCCGCGGCCGGGTTCCGGGCGGCGGACTTTCGCGAGCCGGCCGACCTGGCGCGCCTGCCACTCACGACCAAGCAGGACTACATGGCGGCCCTCGACGACGGGCCGCCCTGGGGCAGCGCGCTTGCGTGCGACCCGGCGGCGGTGCGCCGGCTGCATTTCTCGTCCGGCACCACGTCCCGCCCGACGCCCGATGCCTGGACCGGGCCCGACCTGGCGCGCTGGGCCGATCTCTACGGCCGGGCCGCCTACAGCCAGGGCGTGCGCCGGGGCGACGTCTTCCAGTGCCTCTTCTCCTATCCCTGGTTCGTCGGCGGGCTCGGCGCCACCGCGGCCTTCGAGCGCATCGGCTGCATGGTCATTCCCGGCGGCAGCGGTGACACCGAGCGGCAGATCGAGACGCTGTTCGCCTATGGCACGACGACGATCATGGCCACGCCGTCCTTCGCGGCCCACTTGGCCGAGGTGGCCCAGCGCATGGGCCGCGACCTGCGCCAGTCCAAGGTGCGCCATATCGGCGTCGGCGGCGAGCCGGGGGCGGGCGTGCCCGCGACCCGCGCCCGGCTGGAGGCGCTGTGGGATGCCAAGGTCTTCGACTGCTATGGCAGCCTGGAATTCCAGCCGATCGCCTGGGACTGCGCGGCACAGGCGGGCGGCCACCTGGTGGAGGATTTCGCCCATGTCGAGGTGATCGACCCGGCAACGGGTGCCGCCGTCCCCGACGGCACGCCCGGCATGCTGGTGCTGACCCATCTCGACAAGCAGGCCTTCCCGCTGGTGCGCTGGGCGACCGGCGACATCGTCGTGCGCGACAGCCGGCCCTGCGCCTGCGGGCGGACCCATGCCCGCCTGCCGGGCGGGGTGCGGGGCCGGGCCGACGACATGATCGTCATCCGCGGCGTCAACCTGTTCCCGACCGCGGTCGAGGATGTGGTGCGCGCCATGCCGGGTCTGGCGGACGAGTACCGCATCATCCTGGACGAAACCGTGCGCGACCCCGCGACCGGCTTTCCGACCGGCATCCGCCTGCAGGTCGAGGCCGCCGCCGACGCCCCGGCCGACATCGGCCATCGCCTGGCAGATGCGATCCGCACGAAGCTGCTGGTTCGGGCCACGGTCGAGGTGCTGGCGCCGATGGCGCTGGAGCGCTTCACCCACAAGGCAAAGCGGCTGGTCCGCCAATGA
- a CDS encoding CaiB/BaiF CoA transferase family protein has product MTDMTPPLDGIRVLDLSRVLAGPWCTMTLADLGAEVWKVENPDGGDDTRKWGPPFAEGESAYYLAVNRNKKGIAVDLRTPGGQAVVRDLAARADVLVENYRAGALAKYGLDWETLSAANPRLIYCSISAYGRSSPMADRPGYDFVVQAEGGLMAITGAADGAPMKVGVAICDVLTGKDATQAILAALIARGRTGRGQLIDIALLDSTVAALVNVGSAWLVSGKAPGRWGNAHPTTVPYQIFATADGMVALACGNDLQFQALCRRALDRADLAQDPRFVRNVDRVAHRQVLVPLLEAIFAGGTTAEWFSRLEAAGVPAGIVRDVPAALGAPEVLARGMVATVDHPTIGPLRLVASALRLSDTPVVPPRPPPLLGQDTDAVLAGVLGYTPERIATLHGEGAVSGSGPARL; this is encoded by the coding sequence ATGACCGATATGACCCCGCCGCTCGACGGCATTCGGGTGCTCGACCTGTCGCGCGTGCTGGCCGGCCCCTGGTGCACGATGACGTTGGCCGACCTCGGCGCGGAGGTCTGGAAGGTCGAGAACCCGGATGGCGGCGACGACACCCGCAAATGGGGTCCGCCCTTCGCGGAGGGCGAGAGCGCCTACTATCTGGCCGTAAACCGCAACAAGAAGGGCATCGCCGTCGACCTGCGGACGCCGGGTGGACAGGCGGTCGTGCGCGACCTGGCCGCCAGGGCCGACGTGCTGGTCGAGAACTACCGGGCCGGGGCCCTGGCCAAGTACGGGCTCGACTGGGAAACCCTGTCGGCCGCCAACCCGCGCCTGATCTATTGCTCGATCTCGGCCTATGGCCGGTCCAGCCCGATGGCTGACCGGCCGGGCTACGACTTCGTGGTCCAGGCCGAGGGCGGGCTGATGGCGATCACCGGGGCGGCCGACGGCGCGCCGATGAAGGTCGGCGTCGCCATATGCGACGTGCTGACCGGCAAGGACGCGACCCAGGCGATCCTGGCCGCCCTCATCGCCCGCGGCCGCACCGGCCGGGGCCAGCTCATCGACATCGCGCTGCTGGATTCGACGGTGGCGGCGCTGGTCAATGTCGGCAGTGCCTGGCTCGTCTCGGGCAAGGCGCCGGGACGCTGGGGTAATGCCCACCCGACCACGGTGCCCTACCAGATCTTCGCCACCGCCGACGGGATGGTGGCGCTGGCTTGCGGCAACGACCTGCAGTTCCAGGCCCTGTGCCGACGCGCGCTCGACCGGGCCGACCTGGCCCAGGACCCGCGCTTCGTGCGCAACGTCGATCGCGTCGCCCACCGCCAGGTGCTGGTGCCCCTGCTGGAGGCGATCTTTGCCGGCGGCACGACGGCCGAATGGTTCTCCCGGCTGGAGGCGGCGGGCGTGCCGGCCGGCATCGTGCGCGACGTGCCGGCAGCCCTGGGCGCGCCCGAGGTGCTGGCGCGCGGCATGGTGGCGACGGTCGACCATCCGACGATCGGGCCGCTGCGGCTGGTGGCGAGCGCGCTGCGGCTGTCCGATACGCCGGTGGTGCCGCCGCGGCCGCCGCCGCTGCTGGGGCAGGACACCGATGCGGTGCTGGCCGGGGTGCTGGGCTACACGCCCGAGCGCATCGCCACCCTGCATGGCGAGGGGGCGGTTTCCGGATCGGGTCCGGCGCGGCTATAA
- a CDS encoding amino acid ABC transporter permease, with protein MAYQFQFGSVFAGFDQLLWGAWLTVLLSAAGIVLGLAIGVAGGWGRANGPRWMRWAIAGYVEAIRNTPFLVQLFLIFFGLPSLGIRMSAGTAALLTLTINTGAYCTEIVRAGIEAVPRGQIEAGRALGLSRFLVFRFLILFPALKTVYPALASQFTLMMLATSVVSQISAEELTFAANFMQSRTFRSFEIYGVVTLMYLALALLFRGFFRGVHWALFERGR; from the coding sequence TTGGCCTACCAGTTCCAGTTCGGATCGGTCTTCGCCGGCTTCGACCAGCTCCTGTGGGGCGCGTGGTTGACCGTCCTGCTGTCCGCCGCCGGCATCGTGCTGGGGCTGGCGATCGGCGTGGCCGGCGGCTGGGGTCGGGCGAACGGGCCGCGCTGGATGCGCTGGGCGATCGCGGGCTATGTCGAGGCGATCCGCAACACGCCCTTCCTGGTCCAGCTCTTTCTCATTTTCTTCGGCCTGCCCAGCCTCGGCATCCGCATGTCGGCCGGCACGGCTGCCCTGCTGACGCTCACCATCAACACGGGCGCCTACTGCACCGAGATCGTGCGGGCCGGCATCGAGGCGGTGCCGCGCGGCCAGATCGAGGCGGGCCGGGCGCTCGGCCTCAGCCGGTTCCTGGTGTTCCGCTTCCTCATCCTCTTCCCGGCGCTGAAGACGGTCTACCCGGCGCTCGCCAGCCAGTTCACCCTGATGATGCTGGCGACCAGCGTCGTCTCGCAGATCTCGGCCGAGGAGCTGACCTTCGCTGCCAACTTCATGCAGTCGCGCACCTTCCGCAGCTTCGAGATCTACGGGGTGGTGACGCTGATGTACCTGGCGCTGGCGCTGCTCTTCCGCGGCTTCTTCCGCGGCGTCCACTGGGCACTTTTCGAGCGCGGCCGATGA
- a CDS encoding TetR/AcrR family transcriptional regulator, protein MAGLPADAEPPSGARPAARGEGRDAILEAAAAAFTERGYTATTIDDIADRLGATKGRVYHYYRSKADIFLDIHRYAMQRMLDEMTPLAAAPGPAAARIAGMVRAHALLLMASFPFQRVSVQGLERHLAGQVTERQRSALEGVIQMRDAYEALFVGVLEAGVTSGEFRPVVARRAVKPILGSLNWLTVWYRPRQPEDAAAQAAIADEMVEFVVRGLRP, encoded by the coding sequence ATGGCCGGCCTGCCCGCCGATGCCGAGCCGCCCAGCGGCGCGCGGCCGGCCGCCCGCGGCGAGGGGCGGGACGCCATCCTGGAGGCGGCGGCCGCCGCCTTCACCGAGCGCGGCTATACCGCCACCACGATCGACGACATCGCCGACCGGCTGGGCGCCACCAAGGGCCGCGTCTACCACTACTACCGCAGCAAGGCGGACATCTTCCTCGACATCCACCGCTACGCCATGCAGCGGATGCTGGACGAGATGACGCCGCTGGCGGCCGCCCCTGGCCCCGCCGCGGCGCGGATCGCCGGCATGGTGCGGGCCCATGCGCTGCTGCTGATGGCGAGCTTTCCCTTCCAGCGCGTGTCGGTGCAGGGGCTGGAGCGCCACTTGGCGGGTCAGGTGACCGAGCGCCAGCGCAGCGCGCTCGAAGGCGTCATCCAGATGCGCGACGCCTACGAGGCGCTGTTCGTCGGCGTGCTGGAGGCGGGCGTGACATCGGGCGAGTTCCGCCCGGTGGTGGCGCGCCGCGCGGTGAAGCCGATCCTGGGCTCGCTCAACTGGCTGACGGTCTGGTATCGGCCGCGCCAGCCGGAGGATGCGGCGGCCCAGGCCGCGATCGCCGACGAGATGGTGGAATTCGTGGTGCGGGGGCTGCGGCCGTGA
- a CDS encoding amino acid ABC transporter permease — translation MRDFGPGEVLYLVTAMRWTVMLSAIAFAGGGLLGLALTILRIAPWRPGRWLVAGYVQLFQGTPLLMQLFIFYFGFGIFGWDVPAIVAASTALILYAAAFLADIWRGCIQAIPAGQWEAARALGLRFLYVVWLVVLPQAVRIAIPPTVGFMVQVVKNTSLASIVGYVELTRAGQVINNATFQPFSVFIVVALLYFSLCFPLSLLSRRLERRLNTGGLPMRAVP, via the coding sequence ATCCGCGACTTCGGCCCGGGCGAGGTCCTCTACCTCGTCACCGCCATGCGCTGGACGGTGATGCTGTCGGCGATCGCCTTCGCGGGCGGCGGGCTGCTGGGGCTGGCGCTCACCATCCTGCGCATCGCGCCCTGGCGGCCGGGCCGCTGGCTGGTGGCCGGCTACGTCCAGCTCTTCCAGGGCACGCCGCTCTTGATGCAGCTCTTCATCTTCTATTTCGGCTTCGGCATTTTCGGCTGGGACGTGCCGGCGATCGTGGCCGCCTCGACCGCCCTCATCCTCTATGCCGCGGCCTTCCTGGCCGACATCTGGCGCGGCTGCATCCAGGCGATCCCGGCCGGCCAGTGGGAGGCAGCCCGGGCGCTCGGCCTGCGCTTCCTCTACGTCGTCTGGCTCGTCGTTCTGCCCCAGGCCGTGCGCATCGCCATTCCGCCCACCGTCGGCTTCATGGTGCAGGTGGTGAAGAACACCTCGCTCGCCTCGATCGTGGGCTATGTCGAGCTGACGCGGGCGGGCCAGGTCATCAACAACGCCACCTTCCAGCCCTTCTCGGTCTTCATCGTCGTGGCGCTCCTATATTTTTCCCTCTGCTTCCCGCTGTCGCTGCTGAGCCGCCGGCTGGAACGCCGCCTCAACACCGGCGGCCTGCCGATGCGCGCGGTTCCGTGA
- a CDS encoding SDR family NAD(P)-dependent oxidoreductase translates to MTAVLAAGALAGRVAVVTGAGSGIGRAIALRLASLGASVVGCGRTAGRLEETGRLVAAAGGRFRHVAVNLREAEAATAFIHEAGEADGIDLLVNNAGGQFFAPATEISARGWAAVIDLNLTAVFTVTRAAHPFLARAAAAGRGAAVVNISLSGVDRGSMGMAHSIAARAGVLALTRTLALEWAPAGIRLNCIGPGTVVTGGLAGEAGQAILDRLVAATPLGRTTTVDEVAELTAFLGSPAAAMITGQMLQVDGGAHLGSGLHLIEAPAAP, encoded by the coding sequence ATGACGGCGGTGCTGGCGGCGGGCGCGCTGGCCGGCCGCGTCGCCGTCGTCACGGGTGCGGGCAGCGGCATCGGCCGGGCGATCGCGCTGCGCCTGGCGTCGCTTGGCGCCAGCGTCGTCGGTTGCGGCCGTACCGCCGGCCGGCTGGAGGAGACGGGGCGCCTCGTGGCCGCCGCCGGCGGCCGCTTCCGCCATGTCGCGGTCAACCTGCGCGAGGCCGAGGCGGCCACAGCCTTCATCCATGAGGCCGGCGAGGCGGACGGCATCGACCTGCTCGTGAACAATGCCGGCGGGCAGTTCTTCGCGCCTGCGACCGAGATATCGGCCCGCGGCTGGGCCGCGGTCATCGATCTCAACCTGACCGCGGTCTTCACCGTCACCCGCGCGGCACACCCCTTCCTGGCGCGGGCGGCAGCGGCCGGCCGGGGGGCGGCCGTCGTCAACATCTCGTTGTCGGGCGTCGACCGCGGCTCGATGGGCATGGCGCATTCGATCGCGGCCCGCGCCGGGGTCCTGGCGCTGACGCGCACGCTGGCGCTGGAATGGGCGCCGGCCGGCATCCGGCTCAACTGCATCGGCCCTGGCACTGTCGTCACCGGCGGGCTGGCGGGCGAGGCGGGCCAGGCGATCCTCGACCGGCTGGTGGCCGCCACCCCGCTCGGCCGGACGACGACGGTGGACGAGGTGGCCGAGCTGACCGCGTTCCTGGGTTCGCCGGCCGCGGCCATGATCACCGGGCAGATGCTCCAGGTCGATGGCGGCGCCCACCTGGGATCCGGCCTGCACCTGATCGAGGCCCCGGCGGCGCCATGA
- a CDS encoding M81 family metallopeptidase produces the protein MRRVLCAVMAHETNTFSKDPTDLAAFKRRDFYLGNQIPEARRGTRSNFGGSFEAADKFGWQLIHPINASANPSGTVTREAFEYLVGQILDAVDQAGGIDAALLHLHGAMVAEGFEDAEGELLRRLREKVGPKVPIAVTLDLHGNITPLMAESANALIAFKTYPHIDQYECAWKGAEILERAMNGEIEPRVVLARRAMLTGLDMGRTQGGPMKELVDQGIALEEKGDLLSVSVFAGFPHSDIREVGPSVAIAYDAKAAGRAEEARATAERFMDRCWETRDFAALTFLTPEQAAKKAKAEEQGVTKPLVIADYTDNPGGGGYGDTTALLKAMIDADLQNAAFHAICDPEAIAEGIKAGVGNTATISVGGKWDPTKGGGPLTLTGKVRVINDGEVWAYGPMGGGVRREYGLSMVFRVGGIDIVFITNNGQALDLGQYTALGIDPARKATVAVKSMHHFRAAFQPISREVIVVDSNSLCSENFKTFTFKNAHRPIWPLDEITDPSR, from the coding sequence ATGAGGCGCGTGCTGTGCGCGGTGATGGCGCATGAGACCAACACCTTCAGCAAGGACCCGACCGACCTTGCCGCGTTCAAGCGGCGCGACTTCTACCTGGGCAACCAGATCCCCGAGGCGCGCCGCGGCACGCGCTCCAACTTCGGCGGCAGCTTCGAGGCGGCCGACAAGTTCGGCTGGCAGCTGATCCACCCGATCAACGCCAGCGCCAACCCGTCCGGCACCGTCACGCGCGAGGCGTTCGAGTATCTGGTCGGCCAGATCCTGGACGCGGTCGACCAGGCAGGCGGCATCGACGCGGCCCTGCTGCACCTGCACGGCGCCATGGTGGCCGAGGGTTTCGAGGATGCCGAGGGCGAGCTGCTGCGCCGCCTGCGCGAGAAGGTGGGGCCGAAGGTGCCGATCGCCGTCACGCTCGACCTGCACGGCAACATCACGCCCCTGATGGCGGAATCGGCCAATGCGCTGATCGCCTTCAAGACCTACCCGCATATCGACCAGTACGAGTGCGCCTGGAAGGGTGCCGAGATCCTCGAGCGGGCCATGAACGGCGAGATCGAGCCGCGCGTCGTGCTGGCCAGGCGCGCCATGCTGACCGGCCTCGACATGGGCCGCACCCAGGGCGGCCCGATGAAGGAACTGGTCGACCAGGGTATCGCGCTGGAAGAGAAGGGCGACCTGCTCAGCGTCTCGGTCTTCGCCGGCTTCCCGCATTCCGACATCCGCGAGGTCGGCCCCAGCGTGGCGATCGCCTATGACGCCAAGGCCGCCGGCCGGGCGGAGGAAGCCCGCGCGACCGCCGAACGCTTCATGGACCGCTGCTGGGAAACCCGCGACTTTGCCGCGCTCACCTTCCTGACGCCCGAGCAGGCGGCGAAGAAGGCCAAGGCCGAGGAGCAGGGCGTGACCAAGCCGCTGGTCATCGCCGACTACACCGACAATCCGGGCGGCGGCGGCTATGGCGACACGACGGCGCTGCTGAAGGCGATGATCGACGCCGACCTGCAGAACGCCGCCTTCCACGCCATCTGCGACCCCGAGGCGATCGCCGAGGGCATCAAGGCCGGCGTCGGCAACACCGCCACCATCTCGGTCGGCGGCAAGTGGGACCCGACCAAGGGCGGCGGGCCGCTGACGCTGACCGGCAAGGTCCGCGTCATCAATGACGGCGAGGTCTGGGCCTATGGCCCGATGGGCGGCGGCGTGCGGCGCGAGTACGGCCTCAGCATGGTCTTCCGGGTCGGCGGCATCGACATCGTCTTCATCACCAACAACGGCCAGGCCCTGGACCTCGGGCAGTACACGGCGCTGGGCATCGATCCGGCGCGCAAGGCCACGGTGGCGGTGAAGTCGATGCACCACTTCCGGGCGGCCTTCCAGCCGATCTCCCGCGAGGTGATCGTGGTCGATTCGAACTCCCTGTGCTCGGAGAACTTCAAGACCTTCACCTTCAAGAACGCCCACCGGCCGATCTGGCCGCTGGACGAGATCACCGACCCCAGCCGGTGA
- a CDS encoding acyl-CoA dehydrogenase family protein translates to MSVIWGPRLDAEAAEWQARAQTLARTHFAPLAAEIDRDQRYPHESIPVMVESGLCGMFLPREFGGSGASLTALTAAAEAVAAGCATTAAIISTYQLGAFPILLEGTPQQKAKYLGELARGHSISFALSEQGSGSDAAALATTAVREGDGWRLRGEKYWIGNGGISRYYVVFARTDPAAGPRGISAFVVDKERPGVAVDHYSDKMGIRGTRTSNLKLDTLVAAEDLVGTEGRALRLAFKTLDVGRVVVAAQSMGIALAAYEAARDRAASRIAFGQPIVDFQGISFQLADVATTVSAARMMMYEAAAAYDRGENISLPGAMAKLYATEVAHKAVDVAVQVWGGEGYCKPNLVERLYRDQRITEVYEGSSEIQRVVIGRAIKAEAEAETAAGGG, encoded by the coding sequence ATGTCTGTGATCTGGGGGCCGCGGCTGGATGCCGAAGCGGCGGAATGGCAGGCGCGTGCCCAGACGCTGGCCAGGACCCATTTCGCCCCGCTGGCAGCCGAGATCGACCGCGACCAGCGCTACCCCCATGAATCCATCCCGGTCATGGTCGAAAGCGGCCTCTGCGGCATGTTCCTGCCGCGGGAATTCGGCGGCAGCGGCGCCTCGCTGACGGCGCTGACCGCGGCGGCCGAGGCGGTCGCCGCCGGCTGCGCCACGACGGCCGCGATCATCTCCACCTATCAGCTCGGCGCCTTCCCCATCCTGCTCGAAGGAACGCCGCAGCAGAAGGCAAAATATCTGGGCGAGCTCGCCCGTGGTCATTCGATCAGCTTCGCGCTGAGCGAGCAGGGGTCGGGCTCCGACGCCGCTGCGCTGGCGACGACGGCCGTGCGCGAAGGCGACGGCTGGCGCCTGCGCGGCGAGAAGTACTGGATCGGCAATGGCGGCATCTCGCGCTACTACGTCGTCTTCGCCCGCACCGACCCGGCCGCGGGCCCACGCGGCATCAGCGCCTTCGTCGTCGACAAGGAGCGGCCGGGCGTGGCGGTCGACCACTATTCCGACAAGATGGGCATCCGCGGCACCCGCACCAGCAACCTGAAGCTCGACACGCTGGTGGCGGCCGAGGACCTGGTCGGCACCGAGGGCCGCGCGCTCCGCCTGGCCTTCAAGACGCTGGATGTCGGCCGGGTGGTGGTGGCCGCCCAGTCGATGGGGATCGCCCTGGCTGCCTACGAGGCGGCGCGCGACCGGGCCGCCTCGCGCATCGCCTTCGGCCAGCCGATCGTCGACTTCCAGGGCATCTCGTTCCAGCTTGCCGACGTGGCGACGACCGTGTCGGCCGCCCGCATGATGATGTACGAGGCCGCGGCCGCCTACGACCGGGGGGAGAACATCTCGCTCCCGGGCGCCATGGCCAAGCTCTACGCGACCGAGGTGGCCCACAAGGCGGTCGACGTGGCGGTCCAGGTCTGGGGCGGCGAGGGCTACTGCAAGCCCAACCTGGTGGAGCGGCTCTATCGCGACCAGCGCATCACCGAGGTCTATGAGGGCTCCTCGGAAATCCAGCGCGTCGTCATCGGCCGCGCGATCAAGGCCGAGGCCGAGGCCGAGACAGCCGCCGGAGGGGGCTGA
- a CDS encoding transporter substrate-binding domain-containing protein, with translation MRRLVARLLLLPLLLLPFMTLTAAAGALDDIVKRGTVKVGIDLGVPPYGLTDAQQKPAGYDVEVAEMLAKDLGVKLEIVPLTGPNRVPFLLTNKVDVVVATFGITPQRALSVSFSNPYVALSLVVLGPKDKPIADMASTKGMKVGITRGTTQDLDFTRLAPEGSQIIRFEDDATTTAALLSGQVDIIATADLLAIEIAKRNPAKNLDIKYTIRLSPGAIGVRRGDADFLQWVNTFVYFHKLTGDFGRLFEKWAGYKMPELPVF, from the coding sequence ATGCGCCGTCTCGTCGCCCGCCTGTTGCTGCTGCCCTTGCTGCTGCTGCCGTTCATGACCCTGACCGCCGCGGCGGGGGCGCTCGACGACATCGTCAAGCGCGGCACCGTGAAGGTCGGGATCGACCTCGGCGTGCCGCCCTACGGCCTGACCGACGCCCAGCAGAAGCCCGCCGGCTATGACGTCGAGGTGGCGGAGATGCTGGCCAAGGACCTCGGCGTGAAGCTGGAGATCGTGCCGCTGACCGGCCCCAACCGGGTGCCATTCCTGCTGACGAACAAGGTGGACGTGGTCGTCGCCACCTTCGGCATCACGCCGCAGCGGGCGCTGTCGGTCTCGTTCTCGAACCCCTACGTCGCCCTCAGCCTCGTGGTGCTGGGGCCCAAGGACAAGCCGATCGCCGACATGGCGTCGACCAAGGGGATGAAGGTCGGCATCACCCGCGGCACGACCCAGGACCTCGACTTCACGCGCCTGGCGCCGGAGGGCTCGCAGATCATCCGCTTCGAGGATGACGCCACGACAACGGCCGCCTTGCTGTCGGGCCAGGTCGACATCATCGCCACGGCCGACCTGCTGGCGATCGAGATCGCCAAGCGCAATCCGGCCAAGAACCTCGACATCAAATACACGATCCGCCTGTCGCCGGGCGCCATCGGCGTGCGCCGCGGCGACGCGGACTTCCTGCAATGGGTCAACACCTTCGTCTATTTCCACAAGCTGACGGGCGACTTCGGCCGCCTGTTCGAGAAGTGGGCCGGCTACAAGATGCCCGAACTGCCGGTGTTCTGA